One Glycine soja cultivar W05 chromosome 2, ASM419377v2, whole genome shotgun sequence genomic region harbors:
- the LOC114397397 gene encoding cytochrome b-c1 complex subunit 8-like, whose product MGKQIVPVKSVIYALSPFQQKIMPGLWKDLPTKIHHKVSENWISATLLLGPLVGTYTYVQNYLEKEKLSHRY is encoded by the exons atggggAAACAGATTGTGCCGGTGAAATCAGTGATCTACGCGCTCTCCCCTTTCCAGCAGAAGATAATGCCGGGTCTCTGGAAGGACTTGCCCACAAAGATTCACCACAAGGTCTCCGAGAATTGGATCAGCGCCACTCTCTTGCTTGGTCCCCTCGTCGGAACCTACAC GTATGTTCAGAACTACCTGGAAAAGGAGAAGCTGTCTCACAGGTACTGA